In one window of Vulpes vulpes isolate BD-2025 chromosome 1, VulVul3, whole genome shotgun sequence DNA:
- the PABIR1 gene encoding PPP2R1A-PPP2R2A-interacting phosphatase regulator 1 encodes MAQEKMELDLELPPGAGGSPAEGGGSGAGGGLRRSNSAPLIHGLSDTSPVFQAEAPSARRNSTTFPNRHGLLLPASPVRMHSSRLHQIKQEEGMDLINRETVHEREVQNAMQISHSWEESFSLSDNDAEKSASPKRIDFIPVSPAPSPTRGIGKQCFSPSLQSFVSSNGLPPSPIPSPTTRFTTRRSQSPINCIRPSVLGPLKRKCEMETEYQPKRFFQGITNMLSSDVAQLSDPGVCVSDTLDGNSSSAGSSCNSPAKVSTTTDSPVSPAQAASPFIPVDELSSK; translated from the coding sequence ATGGCTCAGGAGAAGATGGAGCTAGACCTGGAGTTGCCTCCGGGTGCTGGCGGGAGCCCGGCGGAGGGCGGCGGcagcggcgcgggcgggggcctCCGGAGGTCTAACAGCGCCCCCCTGATCCACGGCCTCAGTGACACTTCGCCGGTGTTCCAGGCCGAGGCGCCGAGCGCCCGGCGGAACAGCACGACGTTCCCGAACCGCCACGGCCTGCTGCTGCCGGCCTCCCCGGTCCGCATGCACAGCAGCCGCTTGCACCAGATCAAGCAGGAGGAGGGCATGGACCTCATCAACCGAGAGACCGTCCACGAGCGCGAGGTGCAGAACGCCATGCAGATAAGCCACTCCTGGGAGGAAAGTTTCAGCCTGAGTGACAACGACGCCGAGAAGTCCGCCTCCCCGAAGCGCATCGATTTCATTCCGGTGTCACCAGCGCCGTCACCCACCCGGGGGATCGGGAAGCAGTGCTTTTCACCATCCTTGCAAAGTTTTGTGAGTAGCAATGGATTGCCTCCGAGCCCTATTCCCAGCCCAACGACTCGGTTTACCACCCGGAGAAGCCAGAGTCCCATCAATTGCATTAGACCAAGTGTTCTTGGACcactgaaaagaaaatgtgaaatggaaACTGAGTATCAGCCAAAGAGATTTTTCCAGGGCATCACCAACATGCTTTCTTCTGACGTTGCACAGCTGTCAGATCCTGGCGTGTGTGTATCTGATACCCTTGACGGAAACAGCAGCAGCGCCGGATCTTCTTGTAACTCACCAGCGAAAGTCAGCACTACCACCGACTCTCCTGTGTCGCCTGCCCAAGCGGCCTCTCCATTTATTCCAGTAGATGAACTTTCATCTAAGTGA